The Martelella sp. AD-3 genome includes a region encoding these proteins:
- the putP gene encoding sodium/proline symporter PutP, translating into MSFGVTVSLTLYFVLMIAIGIYAWRKSTSNSEEYMLGGRQLSPAVAALSAGASDMSGWLLMGLPGALFVSGLTQSWIGVGLVIGAFFNWIIVAPRLREQTERYDNSLTIPEFLSKRFPSKAMALRSVSAIVIVVFFAVYTGSGLVAGGKLFDTAFPDLIHIGSLSAYQTGIILTMGIVLVYTLIGGFLAVSLTDFVQGCIMMLALVIMPLVVVYKAGGIGVSEARMLSVAPNFLSMFHGLTVVGFLSAVAWGLGYFGQPHIIVRFMAVRSVEDVPKARNIGMAWMIISLAGAVGLGIFGRSYVVGNNIDIADPETIFIVLANQLFVPLVTGFLLAALLAAIMSTISSQLLVASSSLTEDFYRLFLRRHASEREMVNIGRFFVLVVAIVAAIIGWDPDSKVLGLVSNAWAGFGAAFGPLIILSLTWRGMSGAGAVAGLVAGALTVIIWISLGWGSSFLGGPGVYEIIPGFIVAFIAIWVVSLMTPTKDEFRPLSPAAE; encoded by the coding sequence ATGAGCTTCGGCGTCACAGTCAGCCTGACACTCTATTTCGTCCTGATGATCGCCATCGGCATTTATGCCTGGCGCAAATCCACGTCCAATTCCGAGGAATACATGCTCGGCGGACGACAGCTTTCGCCGGCTGTCGCGGCACTGTCCGCAGGCGCATCCGACATGAGCGGCTGGCTGCTGATGGGCCTTCCCGGCGCGCTCTTCGTGTCCGGCCTCACGCAGAGCTGGATCGGCGTCGGCCTTGTCATCGGCGCCTTCTTCAACTGGATCATCGTCGCGCCGCGCCTGCGCGAGCAGACCGAGCGCTACGACAACAGCCTGACCATTCCGGAATTCCTGTCGAAACGCTTCCCCAGCAAGGCGATGGCGCTTCGAAGCGTGTCGGCAATCGTCATCGTCGTTTTCTTCGCGGTCTATACCGGTTCGGGCCTTGTCGCCGGCGGCAAGCTGTTCGACACAGCCTTTCCGGACCTCATCCACATCGGCAGTCTCAGCGCCTACCAGACAGGCATCATCCTGACGATGGGCATCGTTCTGGTCTACACGCTGATCGGCGGGTTTCTCGCCGTCAGCCTGACTGACTTCGTCCAGGGCTGCATCATGATGCTGGCGCTCGTGATCATGCCGCTCGTCGTCGTCTACAAGGCCGGCGGCATCGGCGTATCGGAGGCGCGGATGCTCAGCGTCGCCCCCAACTTCCTGTCGATGTTCCACGGACTGACGGTGGTCGGCTTCCTTTCGGCGGTCGCATGGGGGCTCGGCTATTTCGGTCAGCCGCACATCATCGTCCGCTTCATGGCCGTGCGTTCGGTGGAAGACGTGCCGAAGGCGCGCAATATCGGCATGGCCTGGATGATCATCTCGCTTGCCGGCGCCGTCGGGCTCGGCATTTTCGGCCGCTCCTATGTGGTCGGCAACAATATCGACATCGCCGACCCGGAGACCATCTTCATCGTCCTGGCCAACCAGCTTTTCGTTCCGCTGGTGACCGGCTTCCTGCTGGCGGCCCTTCTGGCGGCGATCATGAGCACGATCTCGAGCCAGCTTCTGGTGGCCTCGTCCTCGCTGACGGAGGATTTCTACCGCCTGTTCCTGCGCCGCCATGCGAGCGAGCGGGAAATGGTCAATATCGGTCGCTTCTTCGTGCTGGTCGTTGCCATCGTCGCAGCCATCATCGGCTGGGATCCGGATTCGAAGGTTCTCGGCCTCGTCTCCAATGCCTGGGCCGGCTTCGGCGCGGCCTTCGGCCCGCTGATCATCCTGTCGCTCACCTGGCGCGGCATGTCGGGCGCCGGCGCAGTTGCCGGCCTCGTCGCCGGCGCGCTGACCGTCATCATCTGGATTTCACTCGGCTGGGGTTCGAGCTTCCTCGGCGGTCCCGGCGTCTACGAAATCATCCCGGGCTTCATCGTCGCCTTCATCGCCATCTGGGTGGTGAGCCTGATGACGCCAACCAAGGACGAGTTCCGCCCGCTTTCACCTGCTGCGGAATAA
- a CDS encoding S49 family peptidase produces MKQLVSGLIPKRFRKDKTIIPVVRFSGAIMAGGSPGRRSLNLASVSAALDKAFSMKTSPCVAISLNSPGGSPVQSRLIFSRIRALSEEKNKKVLVFVEDVAASGGYMIALAGDEIFVDPTSIVGSIGVVSGGFGFTGLIEKIGVERRVYTAGENKVMLDPFQPEKEKDIAFLKDLQGEIHQVFIQMVKERRGDKLADDPDLFSGLFWSGIRGAELGLVDGIGEMRATLKARYGDKAEMKLVSTPTNLLGRAKPGVAGIGLSAPEIGAGLASGLAETAEERALWARYGL; encoded by the coding sequence ATGAAGCAGCTGGTTTCCGGGTTGATCCCCAAGCGGTTCCGCAAGGACAAGACGATCATTCCGGTGGTGCGGTTCTCCGGCGCGATCATGGCCGGCGGCTCCCCCGGCCGGCGCAGCCTCAACCTCGCCTCCGTCTCTGCCGCGCTCGACAAGGCGTTTTCGATGAAGACAAGCCCCTGCGTTGCGATCTCGCTCAATTCGCCCGGCGGCTCTCCCGTTCAGTCGCGCCTGATCTTCAGCCGCATCCGCGCGCTTTCCGAGGAAAAGAACAAGAAGGTGCTGGTCTTCGTCGAGGATGTCGCGGCCTCCGGCGGCTACATGATCGCGCTCGCCGGCGACGAAATCTTCGTCGATCCGACCTCGATCGTCGGCTCCATCGGCGTCGTCTCCGGCGGCTTCGGCTTTACCGGGCTGATCGAGAAGATCGGCGTGGAGCGACGCGTCTACACCGCCGGCGAGAACAAGGTGATGCTCGACCCCTTCCAGCCGGAAAAGGAAAAAGACATCGCCTTCCTCAAGGACCTGCAAGGCGAAATCCACCAGGTCTTCATCCAGATGGTAAAGGAACGGCGCGGAGACAAACTCGCCGACGACCCGGACCTCTTTTCCGGCCTGTTCTGGAGCGGCATCAGGGGCGCGGAGCTCGGCTTGGTCGACGGCATCGGCGAGATGCGCGCGACGCTGAAGGCGCGTTACGGCGACAAGGCGGAGATGAAGCTCGTCTCGACGCCGACCAATCTTCTCGGCCGTGCCAAGCCGGGAGTTGCCGGCATCGGCCTTTCCGCCCCGGAAATCGGCGCGGGCCTCGCTTCGGGTCTTGCCGAGACGGCGGAAGAACGCGCATTATGGGCGCGCTACGGTTTGTGA
- a CDS encoding tRNA1(Val) (adenine(37)-N6)-methyltransferase, with protein MPEKTIDAFHRGRFHLVQPKGRGHRAGMDAMLLASMVEGDGRLKVADLGAGAGAAGLAVAARLPEADVSLFEISAEMADYARETLALAENEALSGRVAVFEADVTLRGAARNAAGLTDDTFDHVIMNPPFNWTADRRTPDALKGVAHAMTDGLFEHWIRTAGAILKPGGTLSLIARPQSIADIIAACGKRFGGIEITPIHARKDEEAFRILVSAVKGSRARLSLRAPLVMHASDGHAFLPLVDDLNNGRTAYPRNSVRRRANL; from the coding sequence ATGCCTGAAAAGACGATCGATGCCTTCCATCGCGGCCGCTTCCATCTGGTCCAGCCGAAGGGCCGCGGCCACCGGGCGGGCATGGACGCCATGCTTCTGGCATCCATGGTGGAGGGAGACGGCCGGCTGAAGGTCGCCGATCTCGGCGCAGGCGCGGGCGCCGCCGGCCTTGCTGTTGCCGCGCGCCTGCCTGAGGCCGACGTGAGCCTTTTCGAGATCTCCGCCGAAATGGCGGATTACGCCCGCGAAACGCTGGCGCTTGCCGAAAACGAGGCGCTGTCGGGGCGGGTTGCGGTCTTCGAAGCCGATGTGACCCTGAGGGGCGCGGCCCGCAACGCCGCCGGCCTCACCGATGACACGTTCGACCATGTGATCATGAACCCGCCCTTCAACTGGACGGCGGACCGCCGCACCCCCGATGCGCTGAAGGGCGTCGCCCATGCCATGACGGACGGGCTTTTCGAACACTGGATCCGCACCGCCGGCGCCATTTTGAAGCCCGGCGGCACGCTCTCGCTGATCGCAAGGCCGCAGTCGATCGCCGACATCATCGCGGCATGCGGAAAGCGCTTCGGCGGCATCGAGATCACGCCGATCCACGCCCGAAAGGACGAGGAGGCGTTCCGCATTCTCGTCTCCGCCGTCAAGGGATCGCGCGCCAGGCTTTCGCTGCGAGCGCCCCTCGTCATGCACGCAAGCGACGGCCACGCCTTCCTGCCGCTCGTCGACGACCTCAATAACGGCCGCACAGCCTATCCGCGCAACAGCGTGAGGCGGCGCGCGAATCTTTGA
- a CDS encoding DUF2007 domain-containing protein gives MGLTNLMRTNDAVVLGLAESLLKDAGIHFFVADRSMSVMEGSLGLLPRRLMVEEGQLAEARAILTEAGLGKELKPE, from the coding sequence ATGGGCCTGACCAATCTGATGCGGACCAATGACGCGGTGGTTCTGGGCCTTGCCGAGAGCCTGCTGAAGGACGCCGGGATTCACTTTTTCGTGGCCGACCGGTCGATGAGCGTGATGGAAGGCTCGCTCGGCCTCCTGCCGCGCCGGCTGATGGTGGAGGAGGGCCAGTTGGCCGAAGCGCGCGCGATCCTGACCGAGGCCGGGCTTGGCAAGGAACTGAAGCCTGAGTGA
- a CDS encoding polyprenyl synthetase family protein, which produces MGAVTPLAKENKPSGSVKPIVDLTAADMERVNRLILSKAGSDVEMIPEVANHLISSGGKRLRPMLTLATAAMFGYRGDHHVYLATSVEFMHTATLLHDDVVDESDMRRGKSSARMIWGNQASVLVGDFLLGQAFRMMVETGSMEALKVLSNAAAVIAEGEVLQLSVAKKMETTEDDYIAVIRGKTAELFAAAAEVGPIIAGASEAERNALRDYGMALGLAFQLVDDVLDYGGSSADLGKNVGDDFREGKVTMPVILAHQRGDAEEKAFWRAAIEDGENDDAALEKARRLIARHNALSDSISRALAYGETARAALAPLPMSAGRHALEEVIDYCIARIS; this is translated from the coding sequence TTGGGCGCCGTTACACCGCTGGCAAAAGAGAACAAACCATCAGGCTCGGTCAAGCCCATCGTGGACCTGACCGCCGCAGACATGGAGCGCGTCAACAGGCTTATCCTGTCAAAGGCCGGCTCCGATGTCGAGATGATACCTGAAGTTGCCAATCACCTGATTTCCTCGGGCGGCAAGCGCCTGCGTCCGATGCTGACGCTGGCGACGGCCGCAATGTTCGGTTATCGCGGCGACCATCACGTCTATCTCGCCACCAGCGTCGAGTTCATGCATACCGCGACCCTTCTGCATGACGATGTCGTTGACGAGAGCGACATGCGGCGCGGCAAGTCATCGGCGCGGATGATCTGGGGCAACCAGGCCAGCGTGCTCGTCGGCGATTTCCTGCTCGGCCAGGCCTTCCGCATGATGGTGGAGACCGGATCGATGGAGGCGCTCAAGGTGCTTTCCAACGCCGCCGCCGTGATTGCCGAGGGCGAGGTGCTGCAGCTCTCCGTCGCCAAGAAGATGGAGACGACCGAGGACGACTACATCGCCGTCATCCGCGGCAAGACGGCCGAGCTTTTCGCCGCCGCCGCCGAAGTTGGCCCGATCATCGCCGGAGCGTCGGAGGCCGAACGCAATGCGCTGCGCGACTACGGCATGGCGCTCGGCCTTGCCTTCCAGCTTGTCGATGACGTGCTCGACTATGGCGGCTCCAGCGCCGATCTCGGCAAGAATGTCGGCGATGATTTCCGCGAGGGCAAGGTGACCATGCCGGTCATTCTCGCCCACCAGCGGGGCGATGCCGAGGAGAAGGCCTTCTGGCGCGCCGCCATCGAGGATGGCGAAAACGACGATGCCGCGCTTGAGAAGGCGCGCCGGCTGATTGCCCGGCACAACGCGCTTTCCGATTCGATTTCCCGCGCGCTTGCCTATGGCGAGACCGCTCGCGCGGCGCTGGCGCCGCTTCCCATGTCGGCCGGCCGGCATGCGCTTGAAGAAGTGATCGATTACTGCATCGCCCGCATCAGTTGA
- a CDS encoding tetratricopeptide repeat protein, whose translation MTKTIPMKRLLTTAALAAALMLPLPASAETHGDGDAALDAAMEAVSAESFAGALLAGQTAAFDNDLDRAVAYFRRALQYRPDDAGTNNQLFIALIFNGDLESAKAQAAKTTDEPQLVPLRELSLALAALSEERYDDAIAMLDDFGGSALDDLVSELLNAWALTGKGDPDAALAGLEALSGPPWYDLFVNYNAGAIAALSGDTAKARTYLNAALADREGGVTAPDTMLATVIGLAAIEQQAGNTRKALDTVSVAETYGLNAAVLEPIRERIEAGAPVMGLPETARAGAAGVLFEIAAALNQGTADDIVSLYLALAEALNPGSPDVLYLSGVVEAANDRPERALSYFSRIPEDATQYRLAELQQGIALAELDRKDEAIEMLYAMVEDAPDDRRGYLALAGVLSSESRFAEMAEVLDRAADRIGPVAAPEDWSIFYRRGIAYERLKQWDKAEPNFLRALELYPDQPQVLNYLGYSWIDQGINLEEGLDLINKAVEQRPDDGYIVDSLGWAYYRLGRYEDALRELERAVALDSGDPALNDHLGDVYWQVGRRLEAIYQWNKALAGEPDEDLVPEIKAKIAHGLPAETQDDDSPLAQSPEGDGGTVQ comes from the coding sequence ATGACGAAGACGATCCCGATGAAACGGCTCTTGACGACGGCCGCCCTTGCCGCCGCGCTGATGCTGCCTCTCCCGGCCTCTGCCGAAACGCATGGCGACGGCGATGCCGCTCTGGACGCCGCCATGGAGGCGGTGAGCGCGGAAAGCTTTGCCGGCGCGCTGCTTGCCGGGCAGACGGCCGCCTTCGATAACGACCTCGACCGGGCGGTCGCCTATTTCCGTCGCGCGCTGCAATACCGGCCGGACGATGCGGGAACCAACAACCAGCTGTTCATCGCCTTGATCTTCAACGGCGACCTTGAAAGCGCAAAGGCACAGGCGGCAAAGACGACCGACGAGCCGCAGCTTGTTCCGCTGCGCGAGCTTTCGCTGGCGCTCGCCGCCCTTTCCGAGGAGCGCTACGACGATGCCATCGCCATGCTGGATGATTTCGGCGGCAGCGCGCTCGATGACCTCGTGTCGGAACTCCTGAATGCCTGGGCGCTCACGGGCAAGGGCGATCCCGATGCCGCGCTTGCCGGGCTCGAGGCGCTTTCCGGCCCGCCCTGGTACGATCTTTTCGTCAATTATAATGCCGGCGCGATTGCCGCCCTTTCCGGCGATACCGCGAAGGCCCGGACCTATCTCAACGCCGCGCTTGCCGACCGCGAGGGCGGGGTGACCGCGCCGGATACCATGCTGGCGACGGTCATCGGCCTGGCCGCGATCGAGCAGCAGGCCGGCAATACGCGCAAGGCACTGGATACCGTCTCGGTTGCCGAGACCTACGGCCTCAACGCCGCCGTGCTGGAACCGATCCGCGAGCGGATCGAGGCGGGGGCGCCCGTCATGGGCCTGCCGGAGACGGCAAGGGCCGGGGCGGCCGGCGTGCTGTTCGAGATCGCCGCCGCGCTCAACCAGGGCACCGCCGACGATATCGTCTCGCTCTATCTCGCGCTTGCCGAAGCGCTCAATCCGGGCTCTCCGGACGTGCTCTACCTGAGCGGCGTCGTGGAAGCGGCGAATGACAGGCCGGAACGCGCGCTCTCCTATTTTTCACGCATTCCGGAAGATGCCACGCAGTATCGCCTCGCCGAGCTGCAGCAGGGGATCGCCCTTGCCGAACTCGACCGCAAGGACGAGGCGATCGAGATGCTCTATGCCATGGTCGAGGACGCGCCCGATGACCGGCGCGGCTATCTGGCGCTCGCGGGCGTGCTGTCCAGCGAGAGCCGGTTCGCTGAAATGGCCGAGGTTCTGGACCGCGCGGCAGACCGCATCGGCCCGGTGGCGGCGCCGGAAGACTGGAGCATTTTCTACCGTCGCGGCATCGCCTATGAGCGGCTGAAGCAGTGGGACAAGGCCGAGCCCAATTTCCTGCGCGCGCTCGAGCTTTACCCCGACCAGCCGCAGGTGCTGAATTACCTCGGCTATTCCTGGATCGACCAGGGCATTAACCTCGAGGAGGGGTTGGACCTCATCAACAAGGCCGTCGAGCAGCGTCCCGATGACGGTTACATCGTCGACTCGCTCGGCTGGGCCTATTACCGTCTCGGCCGCTACGAGGATGCGCTGCGCGAACTCGAGCGGGCCGTCGCGCTCGATAGCGGCGATCCCGCGCTCAACGATCATCTGGGCGATGTCTACTGGCAGGTCGGCCGCAGGCTCGAGGCGATCTATCAGTGGAACAAGGCGCTGGCCGGCGAGCCGGACGAGGACCTCGTTCCCGAGATCAAGGCGAAGATCGCCCACGGCCTTCCTGCCGAGACGCAAGATGATGACAGCCCGCTGGCGCAGTCGCCGGAGGGTGATGGCGGGACGGTTCAGTGA
- a CDS encoding 4-(cytidine 5'-diphospho)-2-C-methyl-D-erythritol kinase, translating to MTDAPNGGAIFEFAAAKINLALHVTGRRGDGYHLLDSLVTFTDIGDRLTFSPSDTDRFTLSGRFADDLPHHDDIRTGNLVLKARNRLRERAVEAGGTAGPVHIHLEKNLPPASGIGGGSADAAAVLRGLNRLWQPGLDAETIALIALSLGADVPMCLASRPLVARGIGDIIVPATGFPRLDLVLANPLLPLATPAVFAALENRHNPPLSIEAQAPADASEWIALLRESRNDLQLPASRIAPAIHGVLDALSSAGASLVRMSGSGATCFGLFADVDIAKAAADRLAHARPDWFVAATTTLAEGDDDHD from the coding sequence GTGACGGACGCGCCTAACGGCGGCGCGATTTTTGAATTCGCCGCCGCGAAGATCAATCTGGCACTGCATGTGACCGGGCGGCGCGGCGACGGCTATCATCTGCTCGATTCGCTGGTGACCTTCACTGATATCGGCGATCGACTGACCTTTTCGCCGTCCGACACGGATCGCTTCACCCTCTCCGGCCGCTTTGCCGATGACCTGCCGCATCACGATGATATCCGAACCGGCAATCTGGTGCTGAAGGCGCGCAATCGCCTGCGTGAGAGGGCTGTTGAAGCTGGCGGAACCGCCGGGCCGGTCCATATCCATCTGGAAAAGAACCTGCCGCCGGCCTCCGGCATTGGCGGCGGCTCGGCGGATGCGGCTGCGGTTCTGCGCGGGCTCAACCGGCTGTGGCAGCCCGGGCTTGACGCTGAGACGATTGCGCTCATTGCCCTCTCGCTTGGTGCGGACGTGCCCATGTGTCTCGCCTCGCGCCCGCTGGTTGCGCGCGGGATCGGCGATATCATCGTGCCGGCGACCGGATTTCCCAGACTTGATCTGGTGCTCGCGAACCCGCTCTTGCCGCTCGCCACGCCCGCCGTCTTTGCGGCGCTGGAGAACCGCCACAATCCGCCGCTATCCATCGAGGCGCAGGCCCCGGCGGATGCGTCGGAGTGGATCGCCCTCTTGCGGGAAAGCCGCAACGACCTGCAACTGCCGGCAAGCCGGATCGCACCCGCCATTCATGGCGTGCTCGATGCGTTGTCGTCGGCGGGCGCCTCGCTTGTCCGCATGTCGGGTTCGGGCGCGACCTGTTTCGGCCTGTTTGCCGATGTCGATATCGCGAAGGCGGCTGCCGACCGGCTTGCCCATGCCCGTCCGGACTGGTTCGTGGCGGCAACGACAACCCTTGCCGAAGGAGACGACGATCATGACTGA
- the moaB gene encoding molybdenum cofactor biosynthesis protein B: protein MTERPFIPVRFAVLTVSDTRTLDDDRSGDTLAERIARAGHTLFDRRIVGDDRAAITAIVKDWCWNQAVDVVLTTGGTGFTGRDVTPDALEPMFEKRMDGFSALFHRISFEKIGTSTVQSRATAGLCNQTFVFVLPGSPGACRDAWDGILEKQFDYRHTPCNFVEIMPRLDEHLKRG, encoded by the coding sequence ATGACTGAACGCCCCTTCATTCCCGTCCGCTTCGCCGTGTTGACCGTCTCGGACACGCGTACGCTCGACGATGACCGCTCAGGCGACACGCTTGCCGAGCGCATCGCCAGGGCCGGACACACGCTCTTCGATCGCCGGATCGTCGGCGACGACCGCGCGGCGATCACGGCCATCGTCAAGGACTGGTGCTGGAACCAGGCGGTGGATGTGGTGCTGACGACTGGGGGCACGGGCTTTACCGGACGGGATGTGACGCCCGACGCGCTCGAGCCGATGTTCGAGAAGCGCATGGACGGCTTCTCCGCCCTCTTCCACCGGATATCCTTCGAGAAGATCGGCACGTCCACGGTGCAGTCGCGGGCAACCGCAGGGCTTTGCAACCAGACCTTCGTTTTCGTTCTGCCCGGCTCGCCGGGCGCCTGCCGCGATGCCTGGGACGGCATCCTCGAAAAGCAGTTCGACTACCGCCACACGCCCTGCAATTTCGTGGAAATCATGCCGCGTCTCGACGAGCACCTGAAGCGCGGCTGA
- a CDS encoding glycosyl transferase encodes MLSVVIETNHHEAELAHTLSTLVVGAVEGLVSDVIVLDRGSDDGTERVAEAAGCRYLRAWDLPEVIRQARGDWILVLEPGARPLSGWVEAIFEHMALETRPARFSRSRRHRRSLRHVLFKPRCPLEVGVLLPKPLAVEKAEACGASPFALARRQMTRKLSCEIIPAWASVRV; translated from the coding sequence ATGCTGAGCGTCGTTATCGAAACCAACCATCACGAGGCGGAACTCGCCCATACGCTTTCGACGCTGGTTGTCGGCGCGGTCGAAGGGCTTGTCAGCGATGTCATCGTGCTGGATCGCGGCAGCGACGACGGAACCGAGCGCGTTGCCGAGGCGGCCGGCTGCCGCTATCTGCGCGCCTGGGACCTGCCGGAGGTGATACGCCAGGCCCGCGGCGACTGGATTCTTGTCCTGGAACCCGGCGCGCGTCCCCTGTCAGGCTGGGTCGAGGCGATTTTCGAACATATGGCGCTGGAGACGCGGCCGGCGCGCTTTTCCCGCTCGCGCAGGCATCGCCGGTCGCTCCGGCATGTCCTGTTCAAGCCGCGCTGCCCGCTTGAAGTGGGCGTTCTCCTGCCAAAGCCGCTCGCGGTGGAAAAGGCTGAAGCCTGCGGCGCGTCGCCCTTTGCGCTCGCCCGCCGGCAGATGACGCGCAAACTCTCCTGCGAGATCATTCCCGCCTGGGCCTCCGTCAGGGTCTGA
- a CDS encoding PA0069 family radical SAM protein → MRETRRGRGATANPDGRFEKVSRERFDDGWDLDEDLPAPATDVQVEKAKTIITRNTSPDVPFERSINPYRGCEHGCIYCFARPTHGFMGLSAGLDFETKLFAKPDAARQLARELAKPGYRAKTIAIGTNTDPYQPVEKTWRIMRQVLEVLAEANHPVSITTKSALVLRDLDLLSAMAEKHLVKVMVSVTTLDRKLARAMEPRAATPPRRLETIRALAEHGIPVGISVAPVIPALTDHEIERILDSGQAAGAREASYILLRLPLEVAPLFKDWLLEHHPERYRHVMSLIRSMRGGKDYDAEFGKRMKGSGPYAWQIARRFELAAKRLGLQRRGFALREDLFLPPDGAGTQLNLF, encoded by the coding sequence ATGCGCGAGACGCGGCGCGGGAGAGGCGCGACCGCCAATCCCGACGGTCGTTTCGAGAAGGTCTCGCGTGAGCGTTTCGACGATGGCTGGGATCTCGATGAGGATCTGCCGGCGCCTGCAACGGACGTGCAGGTGGAAAAGGCGAAAACGATCATCACCCGCAACACCTCGCCGGACGTGCCTTTCGAGCGGTCGATCAACCCGTATCGCGGCTGCGAGCATGGCTGCATTTATTGTTTCGCAAGGCCGACCCACGGCTTCATGGGGCTTTCCGCCGGGCTTGATTTCGAGACGAAACTGTTCGCCAAGCCGGATGCGGCCCGCCAGCTTGCCCGTGAACTGGCAAAGCCCGGCTACAGGGCGAAGACGATCGCGATCGGCACCAATACCGATCCCTATCAGCCGGTGGAGAAGACCTGGCGGATCATGCGCCAGGTGCTGGAGGTTCTGGCGGAGGCCAACCACCCCGTGTCGATCACCACCAAATCGGCGCTCGTGCTGCGCGATCTCGACCTCCTTTCGGCGATGGCGGAGAAGCATCTCGTCAAGGTCATGGTCTCGGTGACGACGCTCGACCGCAAGCTTGCCCGGGCGATGGAACCAAGGGCAGCCACGCCGCCTCGAAGACTCGAGACCATCCGCGCGCTTGCAGAGCATGGCATCCCTGTGGGCATTTCCGTGGCGCCCGTCATTCCGGCGCTGACGGATCATGAGATCGAGCGCATTCTCGACAGCGGCCAGGCCGCCGGCGCGCGCGAGGCGAGCTACATCCTCCTGCGCCTGCCGCTCGAAGTGGCGCCCTTGTTCAAGGACTGGCTGCTGGAGCATCACCCCGAGCGTTACCGCCATGTGATGAGCCTGATCCGCTCGATGCGCGGCGGCAAGGACTATGATGCCGAGTTCGGCAAGCGGATGAAGGGCAGCGGCCCCTATGCCTGGCAGATCGCCCGTCGCTTCGAGCTTGCGGCAAAGCGCCTCGGACTTCAGCGGCGCGGCTTTGCGCTGAGGGAGGACCTGTTCCTGCCGCCCGACGGCGCGGGCACGCAGCTCAACCTGTTCTGA